A genomic segment from Clostridium pasteurianum BC1 encodes:
- the hisE gene encoding phosphoribosyl-ATP diphosphatase, producing MKEIIEELYATIINRKANPIKDSYTNYLFEKGIDKILKKVGEESTETIIAAKNNNPEELVMETCDLIYHLMVLLANQGINLKDIEAELIKREAKTGNKKPERREIENL from the coding sequence ATGAAAGAAATTATTGAAGAACTTTATGCCACTATTATAAATAGAAAAGCTAATCCAATAAAAGATTCCTATACAAATTATCTATTTGAAAAGGGAATAGACAAGATACTTAAAAAAGTGGGAGAAGAAAGTACTGAAACAATAATAGCAGCAAAAAATAATAATCCTGAAGAACTTGTAATGGAAACCTGTGATTTAATCTATCATTTGATGGTTCTGTTGGCAAATCAAGGAATAAATTTAAAAGATATTGAAGCTGAATTAATTAAAAGAGAGGCTAAAACAGGAAATAAAAAGCCTGAGAGAAGAGAAATAGAAAATCTGTAA
- a CDS encoding putative ABC transporter permease: protein MIKKFLIYGFLGLSAEIFWTGFGSLMRGDIKLTGYTYIWMFFIYGLAVFLEPMHDMIRSWPLVLRGGVYMVVLFSIEYLSGWLLRDIIGVCPWNYGNGPLSINGLIRLDFAPVWFCCGLAFERVHDTIDRLFFLLGAHG, encoded by the coding sequence ATGATAAAAAAATTCTTAATATATGGATTCTTAGGACTAAGTGCCGAAATATTCTGGACGGGATTTGGATCACTTATGAGAGGAGATATCAAGCTTACAGGATACACTTATATATGGATGTTCTTCATATATGGATTGGCTGTTTTCCTTGAGCCCATGCATGATATGATTAGAAGTTGGCCCCTTGTATTAAGGGGAGGCGTTTACATGGTAGTTCTATTTTCTATTGAATATTTAAGCGGCTGGCTTTTAAGAGACATTATAGGGGTATGTCCATGGAATTACGGCAATGGTCCATTATCTATTAATGGGTTAATTAGACTGGATTTTGCACCTGTCTGGTTTTGCTGTGGTCTTGCTTTCGAAAGAGTCCACGATACTATTGATAGGTTATTTTTTTTACTGGGAGCTCATGGCTAA
- a CDS encoding winged helix-turn-helix transcriptional regulator: protein MINYKDKEYVCHLDWGFELIRGKWKAVLLCHLSEGSKRFLELQRITGNVSQKVLNEQLKQLEEDGFITKTIYPEVPPRVEYNLTEKGNEIVPALKIVESWSIKHFPDSKKESE, encoded by the coding sequence TTGATAAATTACAAAGATAAGGAATATGTATGTCATTTAGATTGGGGCTTTGAACTCATAAGAGGCAAATGGAAAGCTGTATTACTCTGCCATTTATCTGAAGGTTCTAAAAGATTTCTTGAACTTCAAAGAATTACTGGAAATGTAAGTCAAAAAGTTCTGAATGAACAGTTAAAACAGCTTGAAGAAGACGGATTTATTACTAAAACCATATATCCAGAAGTTCCTCCAAGAGTTGAATATAATCTTACTGAAAAAGGAAACGAAATAGTTCCTGCTCTAAAAATAGTAGAAAGCTGGTCTATTAAACATTTCCCTGATTCTAAAAAAGAGAGTGAATAA
- a CDS encoding thioredoxin domain-containing protein, with protein sequence MNSNSKPNRLINEKSPYLLQHAYNPVDWFPWGEEAFQKAEKENKPVFLSLGYSTCHWCHVMEKESFEDNEVAELLNKYFVAIKVDREERPDIDNIYMSVCQAITGSGGWPLTIIMTSDKKPFFAGTYLPKKTQYGHMGLMELLDKINAMWIEKKDALLESSNNIVEFLHNQTVDNKKGEISENIIEETYNSLRNSYDPVFGGFSSAPKFPTPHNLSFLLRYYKVKGDKEALEMVENTLDSMYSGGIFDHIGFGFSRYSVDSKWLVPHFEKMLYDNALLAIIYTETYQLTYKNRYKEIATKIVDYILRDMTHEEGGFYSAEDADSEGVEGKFYIWDKTEIENVLGEEASFFNEYYETKEKGNFEDKNIINLIGEDLEELENEKIKNRLKESIEKLFNYREKRVHPHKDDKILTAWNGLMIAAMAYAGRVFQVEKYKEAADRAINFIFNNLVNEQGRLLCRYREGEAVNLGYLDDYAFLVFGLIEMYETTFESSYLRKAIELNDDMLKYFWDEENSGLFFSGKDSEELILKSKEIYDGAIPSGNSVAAMNIIRLSRITGDKKLEQKAGEIFNTFAEKINEIPAAHINTISAFLTSITPETHVVIAGNINDNNTKAMISEINKKFLPFSEIIFNDESEEIYKLIPFIKNNIMVKNKTTAYVCKNNSCLAPTNDLEEFHNLISK encoded by the coding sequence ATGAACTCAAATAGTAAGCCTAATAGATTGATTAATGAGAAGTCGCCATACCTACTTCAACACGCTTATAATCCTGTAGATTGGTTTCCTTGGGGTGAAGAAGCATTTCAGAAAGCAGAGAAAGAGAATAAACCAGTATTTCTTAGTTTAGGTTATAGTACTTGTCATTGGTGTCATGTGATGGAAAAGGAATCCTTCGAAGACAATGAAGTAGCAGAATTACTAAACAAATATTTTGTAGCAATTAAAGTTGATAGAGAGGAAAGGCCGGATATAGATAATATCTATATGTCAGTATGTCAGGCTATTACAGGCAGCGGCGGATGGCCTCTTACAATTATTATGACCTCAGATAAAAAGCCATTTTTTGCAGGGACATATTTACCTAAGAAAACTCAATATGGGCATATGGGACTTATGGAGTTATTAGATAAAATAAATGCAATGTGGATAGAGAAAAAAGATGCATTATTAGAATCTAGTAATAACATTGTTGAATTTTTACACAATCAGACAGTGGATAATAAAAAGGGTGAAATTAGTGAAAATATAATAGAAGAGACCTATAATTCATTAAGAAATAGTTATGATCCAGTATTTGGTGGATTTAGTAGTGCACCTAAATTTCCAACACCTCATAATTTAAGTTTTCTTTTAAGATATTATAAAGTAAAAGGTGATAAAGAGGCATTGGAAATGGTAGAGAATACGTTAGATTCAATGTATTCTGGTGGAATTTTTGATCATATAGGCTTTGGATTTTCTAGATATTCGGTGGATTCAAAATGGTTAGTACCGCATTTTGAAAAGATGCTCTATGATAATGCACTTTTAGCTATTATATATACGGAAACCTATCAATTGACTTATAAAAATAGGTATAAAGAAATAGCTACAAAGATAGTAGATTATATATTAAGAGATATGACTCATGAAGAGGGAGGATTTTATTCTGCGGAAGATGCTGATTCAGAAGGGGTGGAAGGAAAGTTTTATATATGGGATAAAACGGAGATAGAGAATGTTTTAGGAGAAGAGGCTAGTTTTTTTAATGAGTATTATGAAACTAAAGAGAAAGGTAATTTTGAAGATAAAAATATAATTAATTTAATAGGAGAAGATTTAGAAGAACTTGAGAATGAAAAGATTAAGAATAGATTGAAAGAATCAATAGAGAAACTATTCAACTACAGAGAAAAAAGAGTACATCCACACAAAGATGATAAAATACTCACAGCATGGAATGGACTTATGATAGCAGCTATGGCATATGCTGGAAGAGTGTTTCAAGTAGAAAAATATAAAGAGGCGGCAGATAGGGCTATAAACTTTATCTTTAATAATCTGGTTAATGAACAGGGGAGATTGTTATGCAGATATAGAGAAGGAGAAGCTGTTAATTTGGGATATTTGGATGACTATGCCTTTTTAGTGTTTGGATTAATTGAAATGTATGAAACAACTTTTGAATCATCTTATTTAAGAAAAGCTATAGAACTAAATGATGATATGCTTAAATACTTTTGGGATGAAGAAAATAGTGGATTATTCTTTTCCGGTAAAGATAGTGAAGAGCTCATTTTAAAATCAAAAGAAATATACGATGGGGCTATTCCATCTGGAAATAGTGTGGCAGCAATGAATATCATAAGGTTATCAAGAATAACTGGAGACAAAAAACTAGAACAAAAGGCTGGGGAAATTTTTAATACCTTTGCAGAAAAGATAAATGAAATACCAGCAGCTCATATAAATACAATCTCTGCTTTCTTGACTAGTATAACTCCAGAAACACACGTGGTTATTGCAGGCAACATAAATGATAATAATACAAAGGCTATGATTAGTGAAATAAATAAAAAATTCTTACCTTTCTCCGAAATTATATTTAATGATGAAAGTGAAGAAATTTATAAGCTTATACCTTTTATAAAGAATAATATAATGGTTAAGAATAAAACTACAGCTTATGTTTGCAAAAATAATTCATGTTTAGCTCCAACTAATGATTTGGAAGAATTTCATAATCTGATAAGCAAATGA
- the surE gene encoding 5'/3'-nucleotidase SurE, which yields MRLLLVNDDGINAKGLHTLARELEKYYELTVVAPDSERSACGHSITISQPLTVKRVKIDDLKSPAYSVTGTPADCVRIGMVKLVDKDIDMVVSGINIGANLGNDILYSGTVSAAIEAAINNIPSVAVSVHADKNFKNYSTAAKYAKKILNLAEKNNSYKDVVLNVNVPGLVENNIKGIKICRIGGRVYNHNYENIKKSTDTASFMLNGKINPLHEDDTDVHFLREGYVTLTPLHYDLTNFKILKDVEKWIK from the coding sequence ATGAGATTATTACTAGTGAATGATGATGGTATAAATGCAAAAGGGCTTCATACTTTAGCAAGAGAACTTGAAAAATATTATGAATTAACTGTTGTTGCACCAGATAGTGAGAGAAGTGCTTGTGGGCATTCTATAACTATTTCACAGCCTTTAACAGTAAAGAGAGTAAAAATAGATGATTTAAAATCACCAGCTTATAGTGTTACGGGAACTCCAGCTGATTGTGTGAGAATAGGAATGGTTAAATTAGTAGATAAAGATATTGATATGGTGGTATCAGGAATAAATATAGGAGCTAATTTGGGAAATGACATACTTTATTCAGGTACGGTATCTGCTGCCATTGAAGCTGCCATTAATAATATACCTTCTGTGGCAGTATCTGTCCATGCTGATAAAAATTTTAAAAATTATTCTACTGCTGCAAAGTATGCAAAAAAAATTTTAAATTTGGCAGAAAAAAATAATTCATATAAGGATGTAGTTTTAAATGTAAACGTGCCTGGATTAGTAGAAAATAATATAAAGGGAATTAAAATATGTAGAATTGGTGGCAGAGTTTATAATCATAATTATGAAAATATTAAAAAATCTACTGATACGGCAAGTTTTATGCTAAATGGAAAAATCAATCCCCTTCATGAAGATGATACTGATGTACACTTTTTAAGGGAAGGGTATGTTACATTGACACCACTACATTATGATTTGACAAATTTTAAGATTCTCAAGGATGTAGAGAAATGGATAAAATAA
- a CDS encoding bifunctional cystathionine gamma-lyase/homocysteine desulfhydrase, giving the protein MKIESLVIHGGIDGDDKTGAVNVPIYQTSTYKQPSFGHNTGYEYSRTGNPTREALEKLIADLEHGYAGFAFASGMAAITAVISLFKTGDKVIISNNVYGGTFRVLDKVFNHFNIGYKIVDTTDLEAVKNNVDENVKAIYIETPTNPLMDITDIEGISKIAKEKGIFTIVDNTFMTPYLQTPIDLGVDIVVHSATKYLGGHSDVVSGLVVVNSEELAEKLHFIQNSTGGVLGPFDSFLLVRGIKTLAVRMDRHNENSKVISEYLRNREEVEKVYYPGFEDHPGHDIQKKQAKGYGGVISFVLNDKIDYKKFLSSLELITFGESLGGVESLICHPASMTHAAIPYDIRQEVGIVDNLIRLSVGIENSQDLLEDLTAALKESSI; this is encoded by the coding sequence ATGAAGATTGAATCATTGGTAATTCACGGAGGAATAGATGGGGACGATAAGACAGGTGCAGTAAATGTTCCAATTTATCAGACCTCAACTTATAAGCAGCCAAGCTTTGGACACAATACAGGATATGAATATTCAAGAACTGGTAATCCAACAAGAGAGGCACTAGAAAAACTTATAGCAGATTTGGAACATGGATATGCAGGTTTTGCTTTTGCTTCTGGTATGGCTGCAATTACAGCAGTTATATCTTTATTTAAAACTGGAGACAAGGTAATAATATCTAACAATGTCTATGGGGGAACCTTTAGAGTTTTAGATAAAGTTTTTAATCATTTCAATATAGGATATAAAATTGTTGATACTACAGATTTAGAAGCAGTAAAAAATAATGTAGATGAAAATGTAAAAGCAATATATATAGAGACACCAACAAACCCACTTATGGATATAACTGATATAGAGGGTATATCAAAAATAGCAAAAGAAAAAGGAATTTTTACTATAGTTGATAACACTTTTATGACTCCATACCTTCAAACGCCAATCGATTTAGGTGTAGATATAGTTGTTCATAGTGCTACTAAATATTTGGGAGGACATAGTGATGTTGTTTCTGGCCTTGTAGTAGTAAATAGTGAGGAATTGGCTGAAAAATTACATTTTATTCAAAACTCTACGGGGGGAGTATTAGGACCTTTTGATTCTTTCTTGTTAGTAAGGGGAATAAAAACTTTGGCTGTAAGAATGGACAGACATAATGAAAACAGTAAAGTAATTTCAGAGTATTTGAGAAATAGGGAAGAAGTAGAAAAAGTCTACTATCCTGGATTTGAAGATCATCCAGGTCATGATATTCAGAAGAAGCAGGCAAAGGGATATGGTGGGGTAATATCCTTTGTATTAAATGATAAAATTGATTATAAGAAATTTTTGTCAAGCTTAGAGCTAATTACCTTTGGTGAGAGCCTTGGTGGAGTGGAATCTTTGATATGTCATCCAGCTTCCATGACCCATGCAGCAATTCCATATGATATAAGACAGGAAGTTGGAATTGTAGATAATTTAATAAGATTATCTGTTGGAATAGAAAATTCTCAGGATTTATTAGAAGATTTAACTGCAGCCTTAAAAGAAAGCAGCATATAA
- a CDS encoding putative quinol monooxygenase — translation MIKIVAECYVKNENVQEFKEICSKMIDLTRKNQPGNIRYELFERNLDIDMFGIEKLDGVTMFSFIEEWKDLDTLKGHCDSDYLAELLPKMKATLAKDMRLTLYKLVK, via the coding sequence ATGATTAAAATAGTTGCTGAATGCTATGTTAAAAATGAAAATGTTCAGGAGTTTAAAGAGATTTGTTCTAAAATGATAGATTTAACAAGAAAAAATCAGCCAGGGAACATAAGGTATGAACTTTTTGAGAGAAATTTAGACATAGATATGTTTGGTATTGAAAAGCTTGATGGAGTAACAATGTTTTCTTTTATAGAGGAATGGAAAGATTTAGATACATTAAAGGGTCATTGTGATTCCGATTATTTAGCTGAGTTATTGCCTAAAATGAAAGCAACCTTAGCAAAAGATATGAGGTTGACATTATATAAATTGGTAAAATAG
- a CDS encoding class I SAM-dependent methyltransferase, with protein sequence MNSTQYFNNIAQKWNVIRSEYFEERLKYKVLSKVNVKDKIVADLGCGTGFISIALANDASLVFSIDNSVNMLKELKNSAVKSDLKNVYPLKSSLDNIALFDESLDAVFINMALHHIRDAEKAVNEMGRILKKGGSVIISDVMEHNGEWAREEMFDEWLGFSNAQITKWLKKSNFENINIDNTDLVCKGYSSKGEYTQTGIFIASAIKS encoded by the coding sequence ATGAACTCTACTCAGTATTTCAACAATATTGCACAAAAGTGGAATGTGATTAGAAGTGAGTATTTTGAGGAGAGATTAAAATACAAGGTTTTATCTAAAGTAAATGTAAAGGATAAAATTGTTGCAGATTTGGGTTGTGGAACAGGCTTTATTTCTATAGCCTTAGCTAATGATGCAAGTTTGGTATTTTCCATAGATAATTCAGTTAATATGCTAAAAGAGTTAAAAAATTCAGCGGTAAAAAGTGATCTAAAAAATGTATATCCATTAAAATCCTCTCTTGATAATATAGCTCTATTTGATGAATCTTTAGATGCTGTATTTATAAATATGGCTTTGCATCATATACGTGATGCAGAAAAAGCTGTAAATGAAATGGGGAGGATATTAAAAAAGGGGGGAAGCGTAATTATATCTGATGTTATGGAGCATAATGGTGAATGGGCAAGAGAAGAGATGTTTGATGAATGGCTTGGTTTTTCAAATGCCCAAATAACTAAATGGCTTAAAAAGTCAAATTTTGAAAATATTAATATAGACAATACAGATTTAGTTTGTAAGGGATACTCCAGCAAGGGTGAATACACCCAAACAGGTATATTTATTGCCTCTGCAATTAAATCATAG
- a CDS encoding PLP-dependent cysteine synthase family protein, translated as MKYIEDIRDLIGNTPIIRINHIVRKKGINIFAKLETNNPGGSVKDRIGVYMIEDAEKKGLLKPGYTIVEATAGNTGIGVALAAINKGYNVIFVVPEKFSIEKQTLMKALGAKIINTPRKDGMLGAVAKADELLNTIENSTSLRQFENGTNPLAHYETTGPEIYRDLDGKIDYFVAGAGSGGTYTGIVKYLKEKNSNIKGVLADPEGSTMGGGIEGCYDIEGIGNNFIPHTMDMELVDEIIKVKDKEAFDMVRELALKEGIIVGSSSGAAMVAALRLSEKIDSGNIVTVFPDRGDRYFSKNIY; from the coding sequence GTGAAATATATAGAGGATATTAGAGATCTTATAGGAAATACTCCAATTATAAGGATTAATCATATAGTAAGAAAAAAAGGAATTAATATTTTTGCTAAACTGGAAACAAATAATCCAGGTGGAAGTGTTAAAGATAGAATAGGCGTTTATATGATAGAAGATGCGGAAAAAAAAGGACTTTTAAAGCCTGGTTACACAATAGTAGAAGCAACAGCTGGAAACACAGGAATAGGGGTGGCACTTGCTGCTATCAATAAAGGCTATAATGTTATTTTTGTTGTACCAGAAAAATTTTCTATAGAAAAGCAGACACTGATGAAAGCATTAGGTGCTAAAATAATAAATACACCAAGAAAAGATGGAATGCTTGGAGCGGTTGCAAAGGCAGATGAACTACTAAATACTATTGAAAACTCTACAAGTTTGCGACAATTTGAAAATGGTACAAATCCACTTGCCCATTATGAAACTACCGGACCTGAAATATATAGAGATCTAGATGGTAAAATAGATTATTTTGTAGCAGGAGCAGGAAGTGGTGGTACCTATACGGGTATTGTAAAATATTTGAAGGAAAAGAATTCAAATATTAAAGGGGTATTAGCAGATCCAGAGGGTTCAACTATGGGTGGGGGCATAGAAGGATGTTATGACATTGAGGGTATAGGAAATAATTTCATACCACATACTATGGATATGGAATTAGTAGATGAAATCATAAAAGTGAAGGATAAAGAAGCTTTTGACATGGTGAGAGAGTTGGCACTTAAAGAGGGTATTATAGTTGGAAGCTCATCTGGAGCAGCTATGGTGGCCGCATTAAGGCTTTCAGAAAAAATAGATAGTGGAAACATCGTAACAGTTTTTCCAGACAGAGGAGACAGATATTTCAGTAAAAATATTTATTAA
- a CDS encoding GNAT family N-acetyltransferase, producing the protein MLIREIEEKDNKQVELLIRTCLIEFGADKPGCAWSDPNLGCFFQVYQNEKSKYWVVEENNKIVAGCGIGPLTNTENICELQKMYSLKEVRGTGIASKLMKISLEFAKKYYEKCYLETFSNMVAANKFYKKHGFIQLEKPLIETEHYACDVWYIKTL; encoded by the coding sequence ATGTTAATAAGAGAAATAGAAGAAAAAGATAATAAGCAAGTAGAGTTACTTATTAGAACTTGTTTAATAGAATTTGGAGCAGATAAACCTGGGTGTGCTTGGTCTGACCCTAATTTAGGATGTTTTTTTCAAGTCTATCAAAATGAAAAATCTAAATATTGGGTTGTTGAAGAAAATAACAAAATAGTAGCTGGTTGTGGTATAGGCCCACTAACTAATACAGAAAACATATGTGAATTACAGAAAATGTATTCTCTAAAAGAGGTAAGGGGTACTGGAATTGCAAGTAAATTAATGAAAATTTCTTTAGAATTTGCAAAAAAATATTATGAAAAATGTTATCTGGAAACCTTTAGTAATATGGTGGCAGCCAATAAATTCTATAAAAAACATGGATTTATTCAATTAGAAAAACCTTTAATTGAAACTGAACATTATGCTTGCGATGTATGGTATATAAAAACATTATAA
- a CDS encoding MFS transporter, protein METNFNSNINVSSNKKNSTLALIALAISSFCIGTTEFVIVGLLPSVSGDLNVSITLAGLLISGYALGVAFGAPILTTLTSKMSRKSLLISLMIVFVAGNIIAALSGSFSLLLIARIVTAFSHGVFFSIASTIASDLVPENKKASAIALVFTGLTIATVTGVPLGTYIGQQFGWRSTFWCVAILGLIALVSTSILVPKNLKEALPVSFKAQVKLVTNGRLLLAFLITALGYGGTFVTFTFLSPILERVTGYAPSSVSLLLLVYGIAIAIGNTIGGKAANKSPIKALFWMFIIQSIVLFILTFTAPFKVAGTITVMIMGLFAFMNVPGLQAFVVQLAKRYVPSAVDVASAINIAAFNLGIALGAFIGGIVVNSLGLLATPWIGALMVLGAVFLTLVSIRLESKSSI, encoded by the coding sequence ATGGAAACAAATTTTAATTCTAATATAAATGTAAGTTCAAATAAAAAAAATAGTACTCTTGCACTAATAGCATTAGCCATAAGTTCATTTTGTATAGGAACTACTGAATTTGTTATTGTTGGTCTACTACCTTCTGTATCAGGAGATTTAAATGTATCTATTACTTTAGCTGGACTCTTAATATCCGGTTATGCACTTGGAGTGGCTTTTGGTGCTCCTATATTAACAACATTAACTAGTAAAATGTCTCGTAAATCATTGCTGATTTCTTTAATGATTGTGTTTGTTGCTGGTAATATTATTGCCGCTTTATCCGGCAGCTTTAGTTTACTACTTATAGCACGTATAGTTACGGCTTTCTCTCATGGAGTATTTTTTTCCATAGCTTCTACAATTGCCTCTGATTTAGTACCTGAAAATAAAAAGGCCAGTGCCATTGCACTAGTGTTTACAGGTTTAACTATAGCTACAGTAACAGGAGTACCTTTAGGAACTTATATCGGACAACAATTTGGATGGAGGTCTACCTTCTGGTGTGTAGCGATCTTAGGTCTTATAGCATTAGTTTCCACTTCAATCCTAGTTCCTAAAAATTTAAAGGAAGCTTTACCTGTTTCTTTTAAAGCTCAAGTAAAACTAGTAACAAATGGACGTTTACTTCTAGCTTTTCTCATAACAGCATTAGGCTATGGTGGTACTTTTGTTACATTTACTTTTTTAAGTCCTATATTAGAGAGAGTTACAGGGTATGCCCCTAGTTCAGTTAGTTTACTTTTACTAGTATATGGTATTGCCATCGCTATTGGTAACACTATTGGAGGAAAAGCTGCTAATAAAAGTCCTATAAAAGCTTTATTCTGGATGTTTATTATTCAATCTATTGTACTTTTCATACTAACTTTCACTGCCCCTTTTAAAGTTGCTGGCACAATAACAGTTATGATAATGGGATTATTTGCATTCATGAATGTACCTGGTCTTCAAGCTTTTGTTGTTCAGCTTGCTAAAAGATATGTACCTTCTGCAGTAGATGTGGCTTCTGCTATTAATATAGCAGCCTTCAATTTAGGCATAGCTTTAGGTGCTTTTATAGGCGGTATTGTAGTAAATTCCTTAGGATTACTTGCAACTCCTTGGATTGGTGCTTTGATGGTATTAGGAGCTGTTTTTCTTACATTAGTTAGTATAAGGTTAGAATCTAAATCAAGTATATAG
- the hisI gene encoding phosphoribosyl-AMP cyclohydrolase, with product MNANELLESVDFTKGLIPAIIVDVENDEVLMLAYMNKESLKKTIETKTTWFWSRSRNEYWNKGATSGHFQYVKSISLDCDNDTLLIKVEQVGAACHTGSRSCFFKTVDI from the coding sequence ATGAATGCAAATGAATTGCTAGAGTCTGTAGATTTTACTAAAGGTTTAATACCAGCTATTATTGTAGATGTGGAAAACGATGAGGTTTTAATGCTGGCATATATGAATAAGGAATCCTTAAAAAAGACTATAGAAACTAAAACTACCTGGTTTTGGAGCCGTTCAAGAAATGAATATTGGAATAAAGGTGCGACTTCAGGCCATTTTCAATATGTTAAAAGTATAAGTTTAGACTGTGATAATGATACATTGCTCATAAAGGTGGAGCAGGTAGGTGCAGCTTGTCATACAGGAAGCAGAAGTTGTTTTTTTAAAACAGTTGATATTTAG
- a CDS encoding SDR family oxidoreductase, which produces MFQGKIINISSEAGLRPNKDLVHYSTTKAAILGLTRGMAETTKGSNVTVNSVLPVTTWTEGIAKYFEELAKKNGNSIEQEKINYFQNGNDRDSLLQRFVTVAEVAKTVLFAAANDGVNGNSILIDAGVIKHI; this is translated from the coding sequence ATATTCCAAGGAAAGATAATAAATATATCTAGTGAAGCTGGACTAAGACCAAATAAAGATTTGGTACATTATTCAACAACTAAGGCAGCTATATTAGGTTTAACAAGGGGTATGGCAGAAACAACAAAGGGTTCAAATGTGACAGTAAATAGTGTATTACCCGTAACCACATGGACAGAAGGAATAGCTAAATATTTTGAGGAACTGGCAAAGAAAAACGGAAATAGCATAGAACAAGAAAAAATTAACTATTTTCAAAATGGTAATGACAGAGACTCATTACTTCAAAGATTTGTAACTGTAGCAGAAGTTGCAAAGACAGTTCTATTCGCAGCAGCTAATGATGGGGTAAATGGTAATTCTATATTAATTGATGCTGGAGTTATAAAACATATTTAA
- a CDS encoding acyl-CoA thioesterase: MLNVAGHVFGGEILKLMDSVAYAVATKHAESNVVTARIDEIMFHKPVLIGTVVKCKGKVVFTGRSSMEVYISIEIDDIQNGRVCIMLYQPTLLWWK; the protein is encoded by the coding sequence GTGTTAAATGTAGCTGGACATGTATTTGGAGGAGAAATATTAAAACTTATGGATTCCGTAGCCTATGCGGTAGCTACAAAGCATGCAGAAAGTAATGTGGTTACAGCAAGAATTGATGAAATCATGTTCCATAAACCAGTGTTAATAGGTACGGTAGTAAAATGCAAAGGAAAAGTTGTTTTCACAGGTAGAAGCTCAATGGAGGTATATATTTCTATTGAAATTGATGATATACAAAATGGAAGAGTTTGTATAATGCTCTATCAGCCTACTTTACTATGGTGGAAGTAG